In one Silene latifolia isolate original U9 population chromosome 10, ASM4854445v1, whole genome shotgun sequence genomic region, the following are encoded:
- the LOC141608590 gene encoding putative F-box protein At1g32420, which yields MENIHPHTSKKEQVIGQRSYLSDDLIFQEILTRLPVKSILRFKSISKQWYSTLSSSNFVNAHLIKSPFSHPSAPVNTLFIMDLMNFYVFSYDDDQLSGNLEDNLVKLDPRFSVENDDGLQLTGSCNGLVCLTSLTRNYFILWNPATREFHKYASDEYLKRFNKATTYFTTSGFGYVSSVDDYKFIGILTIRQGNVQTTIGCIFSLRENRWRNIDLGHNPYFLFGQGVLVSEKLYWRAYSNQAGGLLIIFDLAVERFDMIKVERNMSDFLGVMGGCLGECKYNKGDKLIHILEPPAVVKSIGIPNGLTLEVFSQIIGFTKTDKYFVTLPFNYKGTIIFPSRILGTVDTRARPMQYRIILEFNEYIEIARYVPSLVMPFRIEEPSEDRCNNYFPAP from the coding sequence ATGGAAAACATACACCCGCATACTTCTAAGAAGGAACAAGTGATTGGGCAACGAAGTTACCTCTCTGACGATTTGATATTTCAAGAAATTCTTACTAGATTACCcgtcaaatcgattcttcgatttaagtcaatttcgaaacaatGGTATTCTACTCTTTCTTCTTCCAATTTCGTCAATGCTCACCTTATTAAATCCCCCTTTTCTCACCCTTCAGCTCCTGTTAACACCTTGTTTATTATGGATCTTATGAATTTTTACGTTTTTTCTTACGATGATGATCAACTTTCTGGCAATCTTGAAGATAATTTGGTTAAACTCGACCCGAGGTTTTCGGTTGAAAACGATGATGGTCTTCAACTTACAGGATCCTGCAATGGGTTGGTTTGCTTAACCTCACTTACTcgtaattactttattttatggAATCCGGCTACCCGTGAGTTTCACAAGTATGCTTCAGATGAGTATTTAAAGCGTTTTAATAAAGCCACTACCTATTTCACAACTTCTGGATTTGGGTATGTATCATCTGTTGACGACTACAAATTTATTGGAATTTTGACAATACGTCAAGGGAACGTACAAACTACTATTGGTTGTATCTTCTCTTTGAGGGAAAATAGGTGGAGAAATATTGACTTAGGTCATAACCCTTATTTTCTTTTTGGACAAGGAGTGCTTGTTAGTGAAAAACTATATTGGCGTGCATATAGTAACCAAGCTGGTGGTTTACTAATTATTTTTGATTTAGCGGTTGAGAGGTTTGACATGATTAAGGTCGAACGGAATATGTCGGACTTCTTAGGAGTCATGGGAGGGTGTTTGGGCGAGTGCAAGTATAACAAAGGCGACAAGTTAATACATATATTGGAACCTCCTGCAGTGGTGAAATCTATAGGTATACCAAATGGGTTGACATTAGAAGTATTCTCTCAAATAATCGGATTTACGAAGACTGACAAGTATTTTGTGACTTTGCCATTCAATTACAAGGGAACGATAATATTCCCAAGTAGAATTTTGGGGACAGTTGACACGCGTGCTAGACCTATGCAATATAGAATAATTTTAGAGTTTAATGAGTACATTGAGATTGCAAGATATGTTCCAAGCCTTGTTATGCCATTTCGAATAGAGGAGCCGTCGGAGGATAGATGCAATAATTATTTCCCTGCTCCTTGA